Proteins encoded within one genomic window of Lampris incognitus isolate fLamInc1 chromosome 1, fLamInc1.hap2, whole genome shotgun sequence:
- the p2ry10 gene encoding putative P2Y purinoceptor 10 yields MRRPPADLQTPPHLRVCTCESICVTAKRTKAVIFMTNLAIADLAHVLSLPLRIYYYLTHTWPFGRLICLLCFYLKYLNMYASILFLVCISLQRCVFLLKPFYARRWRRRYDVLISIAVWVVASLGCSPFIIVRSSSTATAHASSRHDLSYSHPVTSTQGTMAYTNLYASPLYASSGSRLASSSGSGTPKAGCFKDLPTRQLSLPMSITIMALAELFGFLLPLAAISYSSARITHSLHQRKNQEQQNPVGSLSPSAYRRSYSASTSTSQTDRLSDKQTNGEKRRALQMVLSCFVLFLVCFAPYHLNFLLYLMVSQHMVPHCATQLAVRQFHPMSLCLASLSCCLNPFLYYFLTAEFRQHLYDRTSSFTSSVISSPLSSSFRHPASLRERLMSMEST; encoded by the exons GAAGAGGACCAAAGCTGTGATCTTCATGACCAACCTGGCGATAGCAGATCTGGCCCATgtcctctctctgccactgagaATCTACTATTACCTGACACACACCTGGCCCTTTGGCCGGCTCATCTGCCTGCTCTGCTTCTACCTAAAATACCTCAACATGTACGCCTCCATACTCTTTCTG GTGTGTATTAGCCTGCAGAGGTGTGTGTTCCTACTCAAGCCTTTCTATGCCCGTCGATGGAGGCGCCGCTATGACGTGCTGATCAGCATCGCGGTGTGGGTGGTGGCCAGCTTGGGCTGCTCCCCTTTTATTATCGTGAGGAGCAGCAGCACAGCGACTGCACACGCTAGCTCACGCCATGACCTGAGCTACTCCCACCCTGTCACCTCCACCCAGGGAACCATGGCTTACACCAATCTCTATGCATCACCGCTGTATGCAAGCTCTGGATCCAGACTGGCCTCCAGTTCCGGTTCCGGCACCCCCAAAGCGGGTTGTTTTAAAGACTTGCCCACACGTCAGCTCTCCCTCCCCATGTCAATCACAATAATGGCTCTCGCTGAGCTGTTTGGCTTCCTGCTCCCTTTGGCCGCCATTAGCTACAGCTCTGCCCGCATCACCCACTCCCTTCACCAGAGAAAGAACCAGGAGCAGCAGAACCCCGTGGGTTCTCTCAGCCCCTCGGCGTACCGTCGCTCTTATTCCGCCTCCACCTCGACCAGCCAGACGGACAGGCTGTCGGACAAGCAGACCAATGGTGAGAAGCGGCGCGCCCTGCAGATGGTGCTGAGCTGCTTTGTCCTCTTCCTGGTGTGCTTTGCCCCCTACCACCTCAACTTCCTGCTCTACCTGATGGTGTCGCAGCATATGGTGCCCCACTGCGCTACCCAGCTGGCCGTGCGCCAGTTCCACCCGATGTCTCTGTGTCTGGCCAGCCTGAGCTGCTGCCTCAACCCTTTCCTCTATTACTTTCTAACCGCCGAGTTTAGACAGCACCTCTACGATCGCACATCCTCCTTCACCTCCTCCGTCATCTCCTCCCCTCTCAGTTCCTCTTTCCGTCATCCTGCATCGCTGCGTGAAAGACTCATGAGCATGGAGAGCACTTAG